A region of the Halorussus salilacus genome:
TCGCGCCCCTCCGTCCACGGCTCGGACTCCCCGGTGCGCCAAGCGCCGAGGGCGTAGCCGACCGCGAACGTCAACGCGAGCGCGAGGAGTCTGCCGAGCGTCGAGTCCCCGCCGGTTCGGGTCTGTCGGGCCATGTGAGCACCGACGGGCGAGAGCGACTTTGCGGTTGCGGCGTCACCCCTCGTGGCGGCGCACCTTGTCGAGAAAGCCTTCGAGGGGTTCCCGAATCGTGACCTCGGTCACCTTCCCCTCGTCGGTGTCGTACGCGATGATTCCGGCCTCCTCCAGCTTCGGGAGGTGGTTGTGGTGCAACGCGGTGGCTATCTGGGTCCGCTTTATCATCGAGACGTTGTCGGGCGGTTGCTGGAACTCCCGGCCCGCGACCTCGTCGGTGAGTCGCTCGATGGGGACCGGCATCGGTTGACCGTCGAGACACGCGATGGCGTGTCGTCGGTATCGCTCGCTGAGAAGCGCCAGAACCTCGTCAACTCCGATTGCCGACCCGCCGCGGTCGTCTTCGTCGTCGCCGCCCGCGGCGGAATCGCCTGCCATATTTATCGGGACTGGCTTCTCCCCTAAACGATTGTCGCATTCCGACGCCCGCCCCGGATATAAACACCGCTCGTCGTAAGGGTCGGCGCGCGGGGAGAGAAACGGGCGGGGTTGCCTGGGGAGCGAGTGAACCGGCGGGAGCTATCCGAGACTCCCCTCCATTTCGAGTTCGATGAGTCGGTTCATCTCGACGGCGTACTCGATGGGCAGTTCCTCGGTCAGCGGTTCGATGAACCCGGAAACGATCATCTGCTTGGCGTCGTCGTCGTCGAGTCCCCGCGACTGGAGGTAGAAGACGTCCTCGTCGCCGATTTTGCCGACCGTCGCCTCGTGGGCGACGTCGACCTTGTTCTCGTCGATCTCCATGTACGGCATCGTGTCCGACGTGCTCTCGTTGTCGAACATCAGCGCGTCACACTCGACGCTCGTACTCGAATGCTCTGCGCCGTCGCTGATGTGGACGAGCCCGCGGTAGTTCGTGCGCCCGCCGTCCTTCGAAATCGACTTCGACTCGATGGTGGACTTCGTGCGCGGGGCGTTGTGGTAGACCTTCGCGCCGGTGTCGATGTCTTGGCCCTCACCCGCGAACGCGATACTGATGTGGTTCGCAGAGGCCCCTCGGCCCTTCAGAATCGAACACGGGTACAGCATGGTGGCCTTCGAGCCCATGCTTCCGGAGACCCACTCCATGCGCCCGCCAGCCTCGACCAGCGCGCGCTTGGTGTTGAGGTTGAACGTGTTCTTCGACCAGTTCTGCACCGTCGAGTACTGGACGTGGGCGTCTTCTTTCACGAAGACTTCCACACCGCCGGAGTGGAGGTTGTGCGTGCCGTATTTGGGCGCGCTACACCCCTCGATGTAGTGGACTTCGCTCCCGGGTTCGGCGATGATGAGGGTGTGCTCGAACTGGCCCATCCCTTCCGAGTTCATCCGGAAGTACGCCTGCACGGGCATCTCGACCGTCACGTCCTCGGGGACGTAGACGAACGAGCCGCCACTCCACACCGCGCCGTGGAGCGCGGCGAACTTGTTGTCGCTCGGCGGGACGCAGGAGGTCATGAAGTGCTCTTTGACGAGGTCGGGATGCTCTTGGACGGCCTCGTCCATGTTCATGAAGACGACGCCCTTCTGTTCCCACTGCTCCTGCATGTTCTGGTAGACGACCTCCGACTCGTACTGCGCGCCGACGCCCGACAGCGCCTTGCGCTCGGCCTCCGGAATCCCCAGTTTCTCGAAGGTGTCCTGGATGTCCTCGGGCAGGTCGTCCCAGCTGTCTGCGCCCGCGCGCTTGTCGACGTCGGGCCGGATGTACGGGACGATCTCACCGACGTCGAGTTCCGAGAGGTCGGGCTGGCCCGGCCAGTCGGTCGGCATCGGCATGTTCTGGTAGTGTTCGAGCGCGCGCAGACGCCGGTCGAGCATCCACTCGGGCTCGTCCTTGTCCTCGCTGATGAGTCGGACAACCTCCTCGGTCAGCCCCTTCTCGGACCTGACCGCCGAGCGCTCTTCTTTCTTGAACGCGAAGCGCTCCTCCGTGTTTGTCTCCTGAAGCTCCTCGTCTGTGCTCATGTGCCCTAGTTCGGTACCGAAGCCTCTTAACTTCGGTGTCGAAGGAGGGTCTGAAGAAACCGAAAGTGGTTACGGAGGTCGCGAGAAGGGACCGAGAGAACCGCGAGAAATGGACCGCGTTACGCGTCGGCGTCGACGTTGGTCTCGGTCTCGACGCCGGTGTCGGCGTCGGCCTCGATCTCGGGGTCCTGCATCTCGTTGAGCTCCTCCTCGATCTCTTGGCGGCCCTTCTTGAACTCGCCCATGGCCTCGCCGGTCGAGCGGGCGAGCTTGGGAATCTTGTTCGCGCCGAACAGCAGGACGGCGATGAGGAGTATCACCATCATCTCCATCCCGCCCGGGATTGGTCCGAACAGTGGGATCATCTCTACCATCTCTACCTCATCGTTTGGCCCCTCACTTGTAGGCTTTTCCCCCGAGGATTCGAACCGGCTATCGGCCGCCGTCAGCCGTCTCTGCGGCTCTGGGTGGATTTCGGCGCGGTACGCAAAACGCCGAACCGCCGCCGACCGGCGGGGCGGTCCCGAATCGAAGTCCGGACGGGATTTATACGCTGGCGGCCGAACCGACTCGCGTGACCGACCCCGCGACCCGCGCCGAGGAGTACGTCCTCGACGCCCACACCGAGACGGTCGAGACCGTCCTGCGATGCGCCGACGCCGTGGCGGCCGACTGGGACGGCCCCGCGACCGCGCGCCGCGCGGTCGCGGGGCCGCTCCGCCGGGAACTCGAATCGGCGGGAGCGTGGACGCGTCTCCCGGAAGTCCTCGCGGGCGCGGTCGAGGCGGCCGGGTTCTCGCTCCCGGCGGCCCCGGTCGCGGCCCCGCCCTACGTCGCGGTCACGAGTCGCGGGCCGGTCCTTCGCGCGACGGTCTCGGCGGGGCGGCTGGTCGTCCTCCTGCGAGCGTTCGAGGTCGAGCGCGCCGATTCGGTCCGGTACGTCCGCGGGCCGGAGACCCCCCGAGAAGCGGTGTGCGCGACGCTGGAGTAGGAGTGGCGAATCGGCCGAGCGGCGATACGCGCTTTCGAGCGAGAGCGGCGATAAGGGTTTTCGTGCAGTCCGATGTAGGGCACTGGCGGGGGAACCCTCGGGGGGTACACATGTTAACTGCTCTCACGATACTGCTCTGCGTCGGACTGGTGGGCATCGGGGCGTTCCGCTTTCGGGACCGGCTTCCCGATCTGCCCGACGTCGTCGACCTGTACGTCGGACTCCCCGACGAACTCCGGAACAAGCCGCCGGGCGTGACCCGGTGGCTCACCACGGTCGACCACAAGGACATCGGCGTCCTGTACATCGTCTTCGGCGCTGGCGCGGGGCTGTGGGGTGCCATCGACGCCGTGATGCTCCGGACGGAACTGCTCACGCCCGGGGTCAACGTCGTGAGCGCGGGGATGTACAACGCCCTGTTCACGATGCACGGGCTGACGATGCTGTTCCTGTTCGTCACGCCCGTCCTGTTCGGGCTGGCGAACTACCTCCTGCCGGTGCTCATCGGAGCCGACGACATGGCGTTCCCGCGCATCAACGCCATCGCGTTCTGGCTGCTCCCGCCCGCGTTGGTCCTCATCCGGTTCGGACTGTTCTCGGACCTGCTCGGCATCGGGCTCCTCGCGCCGCCCGAGACCGGGTGGACGATGTACGTCCCGATGACCGCAGAGATGGCGAACCCACAGATAGACGTGCTGTTGCTCGGTCTCCACCTCTCGGGAGTCTCCACCACGCTCGGCGCGATAAACTTCATCGTGACCATCTTCACCGAGCGCGCCGACGACGTGGGCTGGGAGGAACTCGACATCTTCTCGTGGACGATGCTGACGACCGCTGGCATCGTCCTGTTCGCGTTCCCTCTGCTCGGGAGCGCCCTCATCATGCTCCTGCTCGACCGCAACTTCGGAACCACCTTCTTCGCGGTCGAGGGCGGCGGGCCGATGCTCTGGCAACACCTGTTCTGGTTCTTCGGCCACCCCGAGGTCTACATTCTCGTGTTGCCGCCGCTGGGCCTGCTGAGCTTCATCATCCCGAAGTTCTCCGGCCGGAAGCTGTTCGGGTTCAAGTTCGTGGTGTACTCGACGCTCGCCATCGGCGTCCTGAGCTTCGGCGTCTGGGCTCACCACATGTTCTCCACGGGCATGGACCCCCGCATCCGGGGGTCGTTCATGGCGGTCTCGATAGCCATCGCGGTCCCCTCGGCGGTCAAGACGTTCAACTGGATCACCACCATGTACAACGGCCGGATACGGCTCGCGACCCCGATGCTGTTCTGCGTCGGTTCCATCGCCAACTTCATCGTCGGCGGGGTCACCGGGGTCTTCCTCGCGTCGGTTCCAGTCGACCTCGTGCTCCACGACACCTACTACGTGGTCGGCCACTTCCACCTCATCCTCGCGGGTACCATCCTGTTCGCGATGTTCGCGGCGAACTACTACTGGTACCCGCTCATCACCGGCCGGATGTTCGACCGCCGCCTCGCGAAGGTCCACTTCTGGGGGACGTTCGCCACCGTCATGCCCCTGTTCTTCGTTCTGCTGGTGATCGGGATGGACGGGCTTCCCCGGCGGCTGGCGGGCTTCCCGGCGGAGTTCGCGCTGGCCCAGCAGGTCGCGACGGTGCTGGCGTACGTCCTCATGGCGTTCCAGCTGGTGTGGCTCTGGAACATGCTCCACACCTACCGCACGGGCGAGACGCTCGACGACCCCGACCCGTGGAACCTCAAGGAGACCGGCTTCTTCACCCGCGAGTGGCGGTGGTTCGAGGCGCGGTTCGAGCGCGAACGCGGGCGCGTCCGTTCGGACTCGCGCGACCCCGGAGACGACGACTAGACGCTCGCGCCCGCTTCGCGCCCGACATCCACGTCGTCCAACTGCGCGTACACCGCGCCCATGATGTAGCCGTACGCGAGATGCGCGAGGAGCGTGAGCGCCAGATACGGAACGACGAGCGGGAAATCGACGCCCGGCGACCCGGTGAGCGCGAACGCGACCCAGAGGACGGCCGCGAACAGCAGGCCCCGGACCGCCGGGTCGGGACCGCCCGGGAGGTAGTCCTCGACAGCGACGAACACCAGCGGCCACGCGAACACGCCCGCGAGAACGAAGAGGGCGAACCCGAGCGCGAGGCGCTCGGGCGTGCCGACGAACGACGCGATGGCCTCGAAGATGCCGATGCGGTAGCCCGTCTCCACGTCGGTCACGACGAGACCCAGCGTCAGCACCGCGGTTCCGGCGACCCCGCCAGCCACCGCCCGAATCGCCTTGTTCATACGTGAATTGCCGGGTTCGTCCCCAAGAAAGTTTCCGCCACCGAGGCTCGCTGGGCCGGTAGGGCCCCCGGAGGAAGTCGGCCAGTCAGACCGCCGCTGGGTCGACGGGACGGTCCGACTGACGGCGGGCCGTCAGTCGGACCGCCCCGCCCACCGCACCACCCGAAAGCGGTCGTAGCCGCCGTACGCGAGTTCGAGCGCGCCGACCCACCAGTTCCACTTCTCGGGGAGCGAGAGGTCGGGCGGGGCGTCGTGGAGGTTGTCGACGACCACGTCGGCGGTCAGCTCTCGGCCCATGTCGGCCCCGAACTGCCCGGAGTCGGCGAGGTCGCGGGCCTGGCGCACGACTACTCGTCTGGCACCCGCGTTGCCGTCGAACTCCTCGGCGAGCTGTCGTTCGAATCGCTGATCCATTTCGGTCTCCGTCCTCCGAGTCTCCATGCTCCGGATTCTCCCTTCGGTCGCGAACGAGGCTACGGCCGCTCAGTTATAAAGTCCGATGGCCTTGATCTGCTCCTGATACCGGTTGCGGATGGTGACCTCGGTCACCTGCGCGACGTCGGCGACCTCGCGCTGGGTCTTCTTCTCGTTGCAGAGCAGCGAGGCGGCGTAGATGGCGGCGGCGGCGTAGCCGGTCGGCGACTTGCCCGAGAGCAGGCCCTTCTCGGCGGTCACGTCGATTATCTCGTTCGCCTTCGACTGGACCTCCTCGCTGAGTTCGAGCTCCGAGGAGAACCGCGGGACGTACTTCTTCGGGTCGACGGGCTCCATCCCGAGTCCGAGCTCCTGAGAGATGTAGCGATAGGTCCGTCCGATCTCCTTGCGCTCGACACGCGAGACCTCCGCGACCTCCTCCAACGAGCGCGGGATGCCCTCCTTGCGGCAGGCCGCGTAGAGCGCGGAGGTGGCGACGCCCTCGATGGAGCGTCCCCGGATGAGGTCCTCCTTGAGCGCGCGCCGGTAGATGACCGACGCGACCTCCTGTACGGAGCGCGGGACCCCCAGCGCCGAGGCCATCCGGTTGAGTTCGCTCAGCGCGAACTGGAGGTTGCGCTCGCCCGCGTCCTTGGTTCGGATGCGCTCTTGCCACTTGCGCAGGCGGTGCATCTGACTGCGCTTCTCCGAGGAGAGCGACCGACCGTAGGCGTCCTTGTCCTTCCAGTCGATGGTGGTCGTCAGCCCCTTGTCGTGCATCGTGTTGGTGGTCGGCGCGCCGACCCGGCTCTTCTTCTGTCGCTCGGAGTGGTTGAACGCGCGCCACTCGGGCCCGCGGTCGACGTTGCGCTCCTCGACGACCAGCCCGCAGTCTTCACAGATCAGCTCGCTTCCGCCAGCGTCGGCGACGAGGGACTTCGACTCGCACTCGGGACACGTAGTCTCGCTGTCGGTCTCTTCTCGCTCCTCGGTCGTCGCCTCAGCCTCGCGCTGGCGGATGGGGCCGGTCATGGGTCTGTGGTAGGTAAGGTGGTGTCACAGATAAACCCTCCGCGGAGTCTCCGACCGTCACCGACACCTGCGCTCGAACCGGAAGGCGAAAGCCGCGCTCGGACCGGGAATTTATTACTCGCCTCGTCGGCGTCATCGACATGGCATCGACGAGACCCACCGTCTACACGGTCGACGAGTACGACCCCCTCGAATTCGACGCGGTCCTCGTGCGCGAGAACGCGGTCGTCTGCGTCGACGGAACCGACGAGGTTCGGATGGTCCCGATGGACAAGGTCAACCACGTCGACGGCGACCCGGACGAGATGCTGATAGAGCGCGAACTCCCCGACACCTTCTACGGCGGCGGCGAGTACGGGTTCGTGAACGTCGAGGAGTACCCCGAACTCCGCCAACACCTCGAAGAACTGGCGGCCGAGGAGTACTGACACGACGGCCGCGGTTCAGAACGACACCAGCGGCTTGATGACGCCGTCCTCCTTCGACGCCATCAGTTCGAACGCCTCGTCCACGTCGGCGAAGTCGAACTCGTGGGTCGTCATGGGCGTCGGGTCCACCCGGCCGGTGTCGAGCAGTCGAAGGAGCCGCCGGAGTCGCAGGCGGCCGCCGGGACACAGGTCGGTCACGATGTCCTTCTCGGCCATGCCGACGCCCCACGCCTCGCGGGGAATCCCGACGGTCTCGCCCTCGCCGTAGTAGCCGACGTTCGAGATGGTCCCGCCGGGTTTCGTGACCGCGACGCAGTCGGCGAGGGTCTCCTCGCGCCCGAGCGCCTCGATGGCGGCGTCGACGCCCTCGCCGTCGGTGAGTTCGGTGATCCGCTCGACCGGGTCGTGTTCGGTGAAATCGACCACCTCGTCGGCCCCGTACTCGCGGGCGAGGTCCTGGCGCTCGGGGACGCTCTCGACCGCGAAGATTCGGCCCGCGCCCCGGAGGCTCGCGCCCTTGGTCGCCATCAGTCCGACCGGTCCCTGCGCGAAGACCGCGACGGTCCCGCCCACCGGAATCGCGGCGTTCTCGGCGGCCGCGAACCCGGTGCTCATCATGTCGCAGACGTAGACCGCCTCCTCGTCGGCGACGCCCTCCGGAATCGCCGCGAGGTTGGCGTCGGCCTCGTTGACGTGGGCGTACTCCGCGAATATCCCGTCCTTCTCGTTGGCGAACTTCCACCCGCCGAGCGGCCCGCCCGACTGGGAGGGGTGGCCGTCCTGAGCGGCCGCCGACCCCCACTCGGGGGTGATCGCTCCGACCGCGACCCGGTCGCCTTCCGCGAACTCCTCGACCGCCTCGCCGACCGCCTCGACGATTCCGACGGCCTCGTGGCCGAGCGTGAGGTTCTCGCGGTCGCCGATGGCTCCGTGGACGGTGTGTACGTCGGAGGTGCAGACGAGTCCCTTCGTCGGCCGGAGTATCGCGTCGTTCGGCCCCGGTTCAGGTCGCTCCTTCTCGACGATGTCGGTCTCTCCGATTCCGTTCATCACGAATGCTTGCATTCTGGATTCCTCCGGATTGGACACGACGCGGATGTGCATAGCTCTCCCGGCGGACCGCGAGCGGGCGGCCTACGCAGACAGCGCGCGCTCGATGCCCCGGCGGATGCGGTCGGCGTCCGGCCGATAGGCGTCCTCGCGGGCGAACAGCGGGAAGGGAACGTCGTAGCCGGTCACGCGCTCGACCGGCGCTTCGAGGTGGTAGAGCGCGTCGTCGTTGATGCGCGCGAGTATCTCGGCCGCGAAGCCGCCGGTCCGGGGTGCCTCGTGGACCACGACGCAGCGGCCGGTCTTGCGTACCGAGTCGAGGACCGCCTCGGTGTCCATCGGCGAGACGGTCCGGAGGTCGACGACCTCGACGCTCGCGTCGAGGTCGTCGACCGCGTCGAGCGTCTCGGGCACCATGCCGCCCCACGCGACCGCGGTCGCGTCCTCGCCCTCGGCGACGACCGCGGCCTCACCGAGCGGGACGACGTGGTCGCCCTCGGGGACCGACTCGCGGGTGGCGCGGTAGAGGCGAGTCGGTTCGAGGAAGACAACAGGGTCGGGGTCGCGAATCGACGCGGCGAGCAGGCCCTTTCCGTCGGCGGGGTTCGACGGCACCGCGACCTTCAGGCCGGGGACGTGGGCCCACCCCGCCTCGAAGCTCTCCGAGTGGAGTTCGAGCGCCCGGATACCGCCGCCGTAGGGCATCCGGATGGTCAGCTGGCAGTTCAGGGTCCCGCGGGTCCGAGCCCGCATCCGGGCGGCGTGCTGCTGTATCTGGTGGAACGCCTGATACGCGAAGCTCGCGAACTGTATCTCGGCCACCGGCTTCAGGCCGTAGGCCGCGAGGCCGACGCCCATCCCGACGATCCCGGCCTCCGCGACCGGCGTGTCGTACACCCTGTCGGGGTACGTCTCGGCGAGTTCCCGCGTCGCCCGGAACACCCCGCCGTTGACGCCCACGTCCTCGCCGTACACCACGACCGAGTCGTCGCGGGCCAGCTCCTCGTCGAGCGCCTGCCGAATCGCCTCCACGAGCCTGAGTTCATTCGTCACGCTCGGACCCCTCCGTTCGCTCTCGGTCGTACTGCCCGGTTCGCCCTCGTTCGAACTCCGCGCGCTGCTCGCGGAGCGCGGGCGGAATCTCCGCGAATACGTGGTCGAACATCTCGGCGGGGTCGACGCCCTCCCGGCCCGCTCGGGCGCGCTCTATCTCGTCGGCCAGTTCCTCCTCGATTCGATTCTCGACGGCGTCGATCTCCGCCTCGTCCAGCACGTCCTCGCCGAGGAGGTATCGCTCGAACCGGTCGATGGGGTCGCGGGCGGCCCACTCCGCTTCTTCCTCCTCGGTCCGATAGACGGTGGGGTCGTCGCTGGTGGTGTGCATCGACCGCCGGTAGGTCAGCGCCTCGACGAGCACGGGGTCGCCCCCGCGGGCCGACTCCAGCGCGTGGCGGACGACCGCGTGGACCCCCAGCACGTCGTTGCCGTCGACCTGTATCCCCTCGATTCCAGCCGCGACCGCCTTCTGGGCCAGCGTCTCGGCGCGGGTCTGGACGCCCCGGGGCGTCGAGATAGCGTACTGGTTGTTCTGACAGAGGAAGACGACGTGGGAGTCGAACACCCCCGCCATGTTCATCGCCTCGTACACGTCGCCCTGACTGGTCGCGCCGTCGCCGAAGTACGAGAGGGTCGCCTCGGCGGCACCCGTCATCTCCTGACCCCACCCCACGCCAGCGGCGTGGAGCGGCTGGGACCCCACCGGAATCGACGGCGGGAAGTTCCCGCCCGAGACCTCCGCGCCCTCCTCCATCCCGAGCGCGTACCACAGCAGACGGTGGACCGGCGTGCCGCGCGCGAGGTAGGCCCCGCCCTCGCGGAACGACGGCACCATCCACCCGCCCTCCGCGAGCGCGAGCGCGGAGCCGATCTGGGCGGCCTCCTGTCCGATTCCGGGCGCGTAGGTGCCGAGTTCGCCCCGGCGTTGCAACGCCACCGCGCGCTCGTCGACCCGCCGCGAGAGCTTCATCAGCCGGTACATCTCGCGCAGGGTCTCCTCGTCGAGGTCCGGCGCTTCCGACTCGTCGAGGTCCCCGTCCTCGTCGAGGGCCTGCACGTACTGTATCGAGAACTCCGCTACTTGCTCGCGAACCACGCAGGCGCTACCACGGCATGGTATTTAGGTGACGTTGCCGAGACGCGCAGGTCGGCGGGCGGCGGGTCGGCGGGCGGCCGACCGGTCGGCCGCCCGCCGGTGGGCGCGACGGTGCGGTTGGCGCGACCCCACTACCGCACCCGCTTTTCCATGACAATCTCGTCGTACTCGCGGAAGTCCAGCGGATACGGCCCCGTCTTCTCGTAGCCGCGGCTCCGGTAGAAGTCGGGAGGAAGGGGTGGTCCTCGGGCGTCGTGAGCCGAACCACGTCGCGACCCCACTCGCGAACGACCTCCTCGGCGAAGCCCAGCAGACGACCGCCGATTCCCTCGCCCTTCCAGTCCTCGTGGACGCCGAGGCGGCTGAGTTTCACCCGCTCGGAATCGGTCACTTCGAGTCGGACGCCGCCGACGACCGCTTCCTCCACCTCGGCGACGAACACCCGGTTCTCGCGGGGCCACTCCGAGACGTCGTCGGCGGTCGCCGACCCCGCCTTGGCGGGGAACCCGAGGCGGCGGTTCTCCGCGTACGCGCTCCGGTACACCTCTGCGAGCCGTTCGGCGTCGTCGGCGACGGCCTCCCGGATTCGAGGGTCGTCCATGCGCGGTCGTGTTCGGGGACCCACAAATGAGTTTCCGTGGTCCGGCTGCGATTCCGGTCCGTCACCGCGTACATTTAAACCGAATCGCGCGCAAGCTCACGACATGAACGTCTTCGAGGAGCGAACCCGGCGGTGTCGGGACCGACTCGCCGAGGTAGGTGCCGACGCCGCGGTCCTGTTCCCGAGTACCAATCTGTTCTACGCCTCGGGGTTCCGCGAGGAGCCGATGGAGCGACACCTGTTCCTGTTCGTCCCCCGAGACGGCGACCCCGTCTTCGTCGCGCCCGAGATGTACGACGAGCAGATTCGGGACGCCTCGTGGGTCGAGGACCTCCGGCTGTGGGCCGACGGCGAGGACCCCGGCGGGCTCGTCGCCGACCTCGCCGACGAGATGGACCTGCGCGGCGGTCGCCTCCTCGTTGACGACACCATGTGGGCGCTGTTCACCCAGGACCTCCGGGAGACGCTTCCGGACGCCACGTTCGGCCTCGCCAGCGAGGTGTTCGACGACCTCCGAGTGCGCAAGGACGAGGCCGAGCTCGACGCGCTCCGGGA
Encoded here:
- a CDS encoding DUF7344 domain-containing protein, which translates into the protein MAGDSAAGGDDEDDRGGSAIGVDEVLALLSERYRRHAIACLDGQPMPVPIERLTDEVAGREFQQPPDNVSMIKRTQIATALHHNHLPKLEEAGIIAYDTDEGKVTEVTIREPLEGFLDKVRRHEG
- the sufB gene encoding Fe-S cluster assembly protein SufB; this encodes MSTDEELQETNTEERFAFKKEERSAVRSEKGLTEEVVRLISEDKDEPEWMLDRRLRALEHYQNMPMPTDWPGQPDLSELDVGEIVPYIRPDVDKRAGADSWDDLPEDIQDTFEKLGIPEAERKALSGVGAQYESEVVYQNMQEQWEQKGVVFMNMDEAVQEHPDLVKEHFMTSCVPPSDNKFAALHGAVWSGGSFVYVPEDVTVEMPVQAYFRMNSEGMGQFEHTLIIAEPGSEVHYIEGCSAPKYGTHNLHSGGVEVFVKEDAHVQYSTVQNWSKNTFNLNTKRALVEAGGRMEWVSGSMGSKATMLYPCSILKGRGASANHISIAFAGEGQDIDTGAKVYHNAPRTKSTIESKSISKDGGRTNYRGLVHISDGAEHSSTSVECDALMFDNESTSDTMPYMEIDENKVDVAHEATVGKIGDEDVFYLQSRGLDDDDAKQMIVSGFIEPLTEELPIEYAVEMNRLIELEMEGSLG
- a CDS encoding Sec-independent protein translocase subunit TatA/TatB; translated protein: MVEMIPLFGPIPGGMEMMVILLIAVLLFGANKIPKLARSTGEAMGEFKKGRQEIEEELNEMQDPEIEADADTGVETETNVDADA
- a CDS encoding cbb3-type cytochrome c oxidase subunit I, with protein sequence MLTALTILLCVGLVGIGAFRFRDRLPDLPDVVDLYVGLPDELRNKPPGVTRWLTTVDHKDIGVLYIVFGAGAGLWGAIDAVMLRTELLTPGVNVVSAGMYNALFTMHGLTMLFLFVTPVLFGLANYLLPVLIGADDMAFPRINAIAFWLLPPALVLIRFGLFSDLLGIGLLAPPETGWTMYVPMTAEMANPQIDVLLLGLHLSGVSTTLGAINFIVTIFTERADDVGWEELDIFSWTMLTTAGIVLFAFPLLGSALIMLLLDRNFGTTFFAVEGGGPMLWQHLFWFFGHPEVYILVLPPLGLLSFIIPKFSGRKLFGFKFVVYSTLAIGVLSFGVWAHHMFSTGMDPRIRGSFMAVSIAIAVPSAVKTFNWITTMYNGRIRLATPMLFCVGSIANFIVGGVTGVFLASVPVDLVLHDTYYVVGHFHLILAGTILFAMFAANYYWYPLITGRMFDRRLAKVHFWGTFATVMPLFFVLLVIGMDGLPRRLAGFPAEFALAQQVATVLAYVLMAFQLVWLWNMLHTYRTGETLDDPDPWNLKETGFFTREWRWFEARFERERGRVRSDSRDPGDDD
- a CDS encoding DUF6789 family protein, whose product is MNKAIRAVAGGVAGTAVLTLGLVVTDVETGYRIGIFEAIASFVGTPERLALGFALFVLAGVFAWPLVFVAVEDYLPGGPDPAVRGLLFAAVLWVAFALTGSPGVDFPLVVPYLALTLLAHLAYGYIMGAVYAQLDDVDVGREAGASV
- a CDS encoding transcription initiation factor IIB; the protein is MTGPIRQREAEATTEEREETDSETTCPECESKSLVADAGGSELICEDCGLVVEERNVDRGPEWRAFNHSERQKKSRVGAPTTNTMHDKGLTTTIDWKDKDAYGRSLSSEKRSQMHRLRKWQERIRTKDAGERNLQFALSELNRMASALGVPRSVQEVASVIYRRALKEDLIRGRSIEGVATSALYAACRKEGIPRSLEEVAEVSRVERKEIGRTYRYISQELGLGMEPVDPKKYVPRFSSELELSEEVQSKANEIIDVTAEKGLLSGKSPTGYAAAAIYAASLLCNEKKTQREVADVAQVTEVTIRNRYQEQIKAIGLYN
- a CDS encoding NAD(P)-dependent alcohol dehydrogenase; amino-acid sequence: MQAFVMNGIGETDIVEKERPEPGPNDAILRPTKGLVCTSDVHTVHGAIGDRENLTLGHEAVGIVEAVGEAVEEFAEGDRVAVGAITPEWGSAAAQDGHPSQSGGPLGGWKFANEKDGIFAEYAHVNEADANLAAIPEGVADEEAVYVCDMMSTGFAAAENAAIPVGGTVAVFAQGPVGLMATKGASLRGAGRIFAVESVPERQDLAREYGADEVVDFTEHDPVERITELTDGEGVDAAIEALGREETLADCVAVTKPGGTISNVGYYGEGETVGIPREAWGVGMAEKDIVTDLCPGGRLRLRRLLRLLDTGRVDPTPMTTHEFDFADVDEAFELMASKEDGVIKPLVSF
- a CDS encoding alpha-ketoacid dehydrogenase subunit beta; translated protein: MTNELRLVEAIRQALDEELARDDSVVVYGEDVGVNGGVFRATRELAETYPDRVYDTPVAEAGIVGMGVGLAAYGLKPVAEIQFASFAYQAFHQIQQHAARMRARTRGTLNCQLTIRMPYGGGIRALELHSESFEAGWAHVPGLKVAVPSNPADGKGLLAASIRDPDPVVFLEPTRLYRATRESVPEGDHVVPLGEAAVVAEGEDATAVAWGGMVPETLDAVDDLDASVEVVDLRTVSPMDTEAVLDSVRKTGRCVVVHEAPRTGGFAAEILARINDDALYHLEAPVERVTGYDVPFPLFAREDAYRPDADRIRRGIERALSA
- the pdhA gene encoding pyruvate dehydrogenase (acetyl-transferring) E1 component subunit alpha, coding for MVREQVAEFSIQYVQALDEDGDLDESEAPDLDEETLREMYRLMKLSRRVDERAVALQRRGELGTYAPGIGQEAAQIGSALALAEGGWMVPSFREGGAYLARGTPVHRLLWYALGMEEGAEVSGGNFPPSIPVGSQPLHAAGVGWGQEMTGAAEATLSYFGDGATSQGDVYEAMNMAGVFDSHVVFLCQNNQYAISTPRGVQTRAETLAQKAVAAGIEGIQVDGNDVLGVHAVVRHALESARGGDPVLVEALTYRRSMHTTSDDPTVYRTEEEEAEWAARDPIDRFERYLLGEDVLDEAEIDAVENRIEEELADEIERARAGREGVDPAEMFDHVFAEIPPALREQRAEFERGRTGQYDRERTEGSERDE
- a CDS encoding GNAT family N-acetyltransferase, with product MDDPRIREAVADDAERLAEVYRSAYAENRRLGFPAKAGSATADDVSEWPRENRVFVAEVEEAVVGGVRLEVTDSERVKLSRLGVHEDWKGEGIGGRLLGFAEEVVREWGRDVVRLTTPEDHPFLPTSTGAAATRRRGRIRWTSASTTRLSWKSGCGSGVAPTAPSRPPAGGRPVGRPPTRRPPTCASRQRHLNTMPW